A portion of the Caenorhabditis elegans chromosome III genome contains these proteins:
- the rip-1 gene encoding RFS-1 Interacting Partner (Product from WormBase gene class rip;~Confirmed by transcript evidence), with translation MSESCNSLTVVFTDSPKIDDHLFAKAIRWADQNPDDTIFWARRKALERIPEIDVEFSMKAGALRRIRFGYSSKKLLQGCIDIALKASIGSEVAAIFCSMSIPQDCPELGCLLAALANFCNVDDGRAVVVIDLRDDNDDEKQEGVEESDPFENANFLEEEIVENPKELSNEPRETQTQEEFLEKLKRVASIYTKNVLLFDGNEEKFSNCF, from the exons ATGTCAGAATCGTGCAATTCCCTAACGGTAGTTTTTACTGATTCCCCGAAAATCGATGATCACCTATTTGCCAAGGCAATCCGCTGGGCGGACCAGAATCCGGATGATACGATTTTCTGGGCGAGACGGAAAGCGTTGGAGAG aatcccTGAAATCGACGTGGAGTTCTCGATGAAAGCTGGCGCTCTGCGAAGAATTCGCTTTGGTTACAGTTCCAAGAAGCTTCTGCAAGGATGTATCGACATAGCGCTCAAAGCAAGCATCGGCTCTGAAGTCGCAGCGATTTTCTGCTCAATGAGCATCCCGCAGGACTGCCCGGAACTCGGTTGCCTTCTCGCCGCACTCGCCAATTTTTGTAATGTAGATGACGGCCGCGCGGTCGTCGTGATTGATTTGAGAGATGATAATGATGATGAG AAGCAGGAAGGAGTTGAGGAATCTGATCCATTTGAGAATGCGAATTTTCTGGAGGAAGAAATCGTGGAAAATCCAAAGGAATTGAGTAATGAGCCTCGCGAAACTCAAACTCAAG aagaattcCTGGAAAAGCTCAAGCGAGTCGCATCAATCTACACAAAGAATGTGCTATTGTTTGAtggaaacgaagaaaaattttcaaattgtttttag